From a region of the Panicum virgatum strain AP13 chromosome 2K, P.virgatum_v5, whole genome shotgun sequence genome:
- the LOC120694677 gene encoding probable carboxylesterase 18: MAAGAGISAGQDAARAPPALPWTVRLQLFGLMATFGATTRRDGTVNRFLFNLLDRRARASARPDGSGVRSADVDVGVGAPRGLWARVFSPSEAGGAPLPVLVYFHGGAFALLSAASAPYDAMCRRFCRQLGAVVVSVNYRLAPEHRCPAAYDDGVDVLLYLASTGLPCIDVPVDFSRCFLAGDSAGGNIAHHVARRWTASATSLESPPPSNPIRLAGIILVQPYFGGEERTDAELRLDGKAPVVTIRGSDWAWRAFLPEGADRNHPAAHMTDENADLADGFPPAIVVIGGLDPLQDWQRRYADVLRREGKAVRVVEYPEAIHAFFFFPVLPDSGRLVTEMKAFMDENSLSETAAA; encoded by the coding sequence ATGGCAGCGGGCGCCGGCATCAGCGCCGGGCAggacgcggcgcgcgcgccgccggcgctgccgtgGACGGTGCGTCTCCAGCTCTTCGGCCTCATGGCGACCTTCGGCGCCACGACGCGGCGCGACGGCACGGTCAACCGCTTCCTCTTCAACCTCCTCGACCGCCGGGCCCGCGCCAGCGCGCGCCCGGACGGGTCCGGCGTCCGGTCCGCCGACGtcgacgtcggcgtcggcgcgccgcgcggccTGTGGGCGCGTGTCTTCTCGCCGTCGGAGGCGGGCGGGGCACCACTCCCCGTGCTCGTCTACTTCCACGGCGGAGCCTTCGCGCTGCTCTCCGCGGCCTCAGCCCCCTACGACGCCATGTGCCGCCGGTTCTGCCGCCAGCTCGGCGCCGTCGTCGTGTCCGTCAACTACCGCCTCGCGCCCGAGCACCGCTGCCCCGCCGCCTACGACGACGGCGTGGACGTGCTCCTCTACCTCGCATCCACCGGCCTCCCCTGCATCGATGTCCCGGTGGACTTCTCCCGGTGCTTCCTCGCCGGGGACAGCGCCGGCGGCAACATCGCCCACCACGTGGCGCGACGCTGGACGGCCAGCGCCACCTCCTTAGAGTCCCCGCCTCCGTCCAACCCAATTCGCCTCGCCGGCATCATCCTGGTGCAGCCGTActttggcggcgaggagcggaCGGACGCGGAGCTGAGGCTGGACGGCAAGGCGCCGGTGGTGACCATCCGGGGCTCGGACTGGGCGTGGCGGGCGTTCCTGCCGGAGGGCGCCGACCGGAACCACCCGGCCGCGCACATGACCGACGAGAACGCCGACCTGGCCGACGGCTTCCCGCCTGCGATTGTGGTGATCGGCGGGCTCGACCCGCTGCAGGACTGGCAGCGGCGGTACGCCGACGTACTGCGGCGGGAGGGGAAGGCGGTGCGGGTGGTGGAGTACCCGGAGGCCATTCAcgcgttcttcttcttccccgtgCTCCCCGACTCCGGCAGGCTCGTCACGGAGATGAAGGCGTTCATGGATGAGAACAGCTTGTCCGAGACGGCTGCTGCGTGA
- the LOC120694679 gene encoding uncharacterized protein LOC120694679 isoform X1 produces the protein MRCSELVPFSSLLALVSPAIDPRLVSVSRLLGVSLVNATAGARAHRRLRRPARRRTGGQIGAPQLASMYIRVKRNKSTYFIQCEPTETTLSVKQKLHSLIDQPPSNQQLVLLATNDVLEDSKTLADQKVENDSVVALALRKDDDEFEEIFIARPEDFMSSS, from the exons ATGCGTTGCAGCGAACTCGTTCCGTTCTCATCCCTCCTCGCCTTGGTTTCGCCAGCCATCGATCCGCGGCTCGTGTCCGTCTCCCGGCTCCTCGGCGTCTCGCTCGTcaacgccaccgccggcgcacgAGCCCACCGTCGACTCCGCagacccgcgcgccgccgcacgggAGGACAGATCGGCGCTCCGCAG CTTGCAAGCATGTATATCCGAGTGAAGCGCAACAAGAGTACCTACTTCATTCAATGTGAACCGACAGAGACAACTTTGAGCGTCAAACAGAAGTTGCATTCACTAATAGATCAGCCTCCTAGCAATCAGCAGTTGGTCTTGTTGGCTACCAATGACGTGCTGGAAGATTCAAAGACATTGGCAGACCAAAAG GTGGAAAATGATTCTGTTGTTGCCTTGGCACTGAGAAAAG ATGACGATGAGTTTGAGGAAATTTTCATCGCCAGGCCAGAGGATTTCATGTCATCTTCATGA
- the LOC120694678 gene encoding ATP synthase mitochondrial F1 complex assembly factor 2-like, giving the protein MATLAARRLLLSRWVAGGRGRLLGTAAEASPGGEEARGGGGGSEGAIYVKKPATAAAVTTRDETSVAMPTSFMTGSVVGKRFYRDATVRRADDGNGWTVMLDYRTLKSPAKRPLKLPSRALAMAIAAEWEYQESDGIRPFTMPLMKLACTALERVPLTRAKVIDNLMKKFHQDLVFCRSPADSELTIGVHQKQKEKIDPILDWVNTEFGFKPVVYTTFFGGKQDEGLTKAVETVLKKTTDCELASIDAMAAAAHSLVIPLAIFRERLGIDEAIELIWLEEDHQVDRWGLVEGGHDVDIADLKVQMSSAVVFLGLSRGM; this is encoded by the exons ATGGCGACGCTCGcagcccgccgcctcctcctgtcGCGATGGGTGGCCGGCGGGCGGGGCCGGCtgctcggcacggcggcggaggcttctccgggaggggaggaggcgcgaggaggtggaggtggatcagAAGGCGCGATCTACGTGAAGAAGCCGGCGACCGCCGCGGCGGTGacgacgcgggacgagacgtCCGTGGCGATGCCGACGTCGTTCATGACGGGGTCCGTGGTCGGGAAGCGCTTCTACCGCGACGCCACCGTGCGGCGCGCCGACGACGGCAACGGGTGGACCGTGATGCTGGACTACCGCACCCTCAAGTCGCCGGCCAAGCGGCCGCTGAAGCTGCCCTCGCGCGCGCTCGCCatggccatcgccgccgagtGGGAGTACCAG GAGTCAGATGGAATTCGACCTTTTACAATGCCTCTCATGAAGCTTGCTTGCACTGCATTGGAGAGAGTTCCTTTGACACGTGCAAAAGTAATTGATaatttgatgaagaaatttcatCAGGATTTGGTGTTTTGCCGTTCACCTGCCGATAGTGAACTGACCATAGGAGTTCATC AAAAGCAGAAGGAGAAAATTGATCCCATACTGGACTGGGTAAACACAGAATTTGGGTTCAAGCCTGTTGTATACACAACCTTTTTTGGTGGCAAGCAAGATGAGGGCCTCACTAAGGCTGTAGAAACTGTTTTGAAGAAAACAACTGATTGTGAACTGGCGTCCATTGATGCTATGGCTGCAGCAGCCCACTCCCTGGTGATCCCTCTTGCAATATTTAGAGAACGGTTGGGAATTGATGAGGCCATTGAGTTGATCTGGCTAGAAGAAGACCACCAG GTTGATAGATGGGGTTTGGTCGAAGGAGGCCATGACGTTGATATTGCAGATCTTAAGGTGCAAATGTCTTCGGCGGTTGTGTTTCTTGGACTTTCACGGGGGATGTGA
- the LOC120694679 gene encoding uncharacterized protein LOC120694679 isoform X2, producing MYIRVKRNKSTYFIQCEPTETTLSVKQKLHSLIDQPPSNQQLVLLATNDVLEDSKTLADQKVENDSVVALALRKDDDEFEEIFIARPEDFMSSS from the exons ATGTATATCCGAGTGAAGCGCAACAAGAGTACCTACTTCATTCAATGTGAACCGACAGAGACAACTTTGAGCGTCAAACAGAAGTTGCATTCACTAATAGATCAGCCTCCTAGCAATCAGCAGTTGGTCTTGTTGGCTACCAATGACGTGCTGGAAGATTCAAAGACATTGGCAGACCAAAAG GTGGAAAATGATTCTGTTGTTGCCTTGGCACTGAGAAAAG ATGACGATGAGTTTGAGGAAATTTTCATCGCCAGGCCAGAGGATTTCATGTCATCTTCATGA
- the LOC120694675 gene encoding probable carboxylesterase 18 codes for MEAGDQGAGGGATATAAAKRPTPPPLPLLLRIQLAAFGAAIDAVERSDGTVNRCLYGVIDRLLSARPSSRPDRSGVRSYDVTMDASRGIWARVYAPAAADRPLPVIVYYHGGGFALFSPAIGPFNGVCRRLCAAVGAVVVSVNYRLAPEHRWPAAYDDGVDALRFVDANGVPGLGAEVPVDLASCFLAGESAGGNIVHHVANRWAARWQASARRVRVAGIFPVQPYFGGVERTESELRLEGVAPVVNLKRSDFSWTAFLPVGATRDHPAAHVTDENADLAEEFPPAMVVIGGLDPLMDWQRRYADVLRRKGKEVRVAEYPGMFHGFYGFPEVPEATTVLQDMKAFVDSHRATPKPDAA; via the coding sequence atggAGGCCGGCGaccaaggagcaggaggaggagccaccgccaccgccgcggccaagcgcccgacgccgccgccgctgccgctgctgctgcggatcCAGCTGGCGGCGTTCGGGGCGGCGATCGACGCCGTGGAGCGCAGCGACGGCACGGTCAACCGCTGCCTCTACGGCGTCATCGACCGCCTGCTGAGCGCGCGGCCGAGCTCGCGCCCGGACAGGTCCGGGGTCCGCTCCTACGACGTGACTATGGACGCGTCCAGGGGCATCTGGGCGCGCGTctacgcgcccgccgccgccgaccgcccgcTCCCCGTCATCGTGTACTACCACGGCGGCGGGTTCGCGCTCTTCTCCCCGGCCATCGGGCCCTTCAACGGCGTgtgccgccgcctctgcgccgcgGTCGGTGCAGTCGTCGTGTCGGTGAACTACCGTCTCGCGCCCGAGCACCGGTGGCCCGCGGCCTACGACGACGGTGTCGACGCGCTCCGGTTCGTCGACGCCAACGGCGTCCCGGGGCTCGGTGCCGAGGTCCCCGTCGACCTCGCCAGCTGCTTCCTGGCCGGGGAGAGCGCGGGCGGCAACATCGTGCACCACGTCGCCAACCGCTGGGCGGCGCGGTGGCAGGCGTCGGCGAGGCGCGTCCGCGTAGCCGGTATCTTCCCCGTGCAGCCCTACTTCGGCGGCGTCGAGCGCACGGAGTCGGAGCTGAGGCTGGAGGGCGTGGCGCCCGTGGTGAACCTCAAGCGCTCCGACTTCTCGTGGACGGCGTTCCTGCCCGTGGGCGCCACCCGCGACCACCCGGCGGCGCACGTCACCGACGAGAACGCCGACCTGGCGGAGGAGTTCCCGCCGGCCATGGTGGTGATCGGCGGGCTCGACCCGCTCATGGACTGGCAGCGCCGCTACGCCGACGTGCTGCGGCgcaaggggaaggaggtgcGGGTGGCGGAGTACCCGGGCATGTTCCACGGCTTCTACGGCTTCCCGGAGGTCCCCGAGGCCACCACGGTGTTGCAGGACATGAAGGCCTTCGTCGACAGCCACAGGGCCACGCCCAAGCCCGACGCCGCGTGA
- the LOC120694674 gene encoding bZIP transcription factor 60-like: protein MAEPTLLAPDPFGDISFPEFQAPADVDNFVFEDFDLEDLDLDVDFDLDPFASDGLLAQPPPLATSSSSAGSPEGGSSSSGAGGDGGLRNEESSESFSRSASGTGGSGKGKREDDEAKRRARLVRNRESAHLSRQRKKQYVEELEGKVKAMQATIADLSATISCVTAENAVLKQQLGGAAGTAPPPPPPPPPLPMYPAVYPLPMPWMHPAYAMRGSQVPLVPIPRLKPQQPAPATAEPPAKKARKTKKVASVSLLGLLCLVMLCGCLIPAVNRMYGSVDGGEGAAFGPSHHGRVLAVEGPRDTVSDSIDPKLPQGTSETLPALLYLPKNGKHVKINGNLVIKSIVASEKASLQMSGYDGKSPRNQGKEETSLAIPGYVAPLEAGDVMESTTGMKNKLMALAPADGNMYREDDGLLPQWFSEAMSGPLPSSGMCTEVFQFDVSPSTAHANGIVPVYSNAMSNSTQNFTENLPSAHPHTVKNRRISYSEAIPLKGSTSNNTERLKTPPKNESFGSMKPVSSVVVSVLADPREAGEGNGEGRISSKSLSRIFVVVLIDSVKYVTYSCVLPFKNHSPHL, encoded by the exons ATGGCGGAGCCCACCCTCCTCGCGCCGGATCCCTTCGGGGACATCTCCTTCCCCGAATTTCAGGCGCCTGCTGACGTCGACAATTTCGTCTTCGAGGACTTCGATCTGGAGGATCTCGACCTCGACGTGGACTTCGACCTCGACCCCTTCGCCTCGGATGGGCTGctcgcgcagccgccgccgctcgcgacCTCATCTTCCTCGGCCGGGTCTCCGGAGGGGGGATCGTCGTcttccggcgccggcggggacggcgggtTGAGGAACGAGGAGTCCTCGGAGTCGTTTTCGAGGAGCGCGAGCGGTACGGGCGGCAGCGGCAAGGGGAAGAGGGAGGACGACGAGGCGAagcggcgcgcgcggctggTGCGCAACCGCGAGAGCGCGCACCTGTCGCGGCAGAGGAAGAAGCAGTACGTGGAGGAGCTGGAGGGTAAGGTGAAGGCCATGCAGGCCACCATCGCCGACCTCTCCGCCACGATCTCCTGTGTCACCGCCGAGAACGCCGTCCTCAAGCAGCAGCTGGGTGGTGCCGCCGgaaccgccccgccgccgccgccgccgccgccgccgctaccgaTGTACCCCGCGGTGTACCCTTTGCCGATGCCGTGGATGCACCCAGCGTACGCCATGCGTGGATCGCAGGTACCGCTCGTGCCAATTCCTCGTCTGAAACCCCAGCAGCCTGCACCTGCTACAGCAGAGCCACCGGCCAAGAAGGCTAGGAAGACCAAGAAGGTTGCAAGTGTCAGCCTCCTGGGATTGCTGTGCCTCGTGATGCTTTGTGGGTGTTTGATCCCTGCAGTGAATCGGATGTATGGCTCAGTTGATGGCGGAGAAGGTGCTGCATTTGGTCCATCTCATCATGGGAGGGTGCTGGCTGTTGAGGGTCCTCGTGATACTGTCTCGGATAGTATTGATCCAAAGCTACCACAGGGTACAAGCGAGACACTGCCAGCACTGTTGTATCTACCGAAGAATGGGAAGCATGTCAAGATTAATGGTAATCTTGTTATTAAGTCCATTGTTGCAAGTGAGAAAGCTTCTTTGCAAATGTCTGGCTATGATGGGAAGAGTCCTCGAAACCAAGGAAAGGAGGAGACTAGCTTGGCAATTCCTGGCTATGTGGCACCATTGGAAGCTGGAGATGTCATGGAATCAACTACAGGAATGAAAAATAAACTGATGGCTTTGGCTCCAGCAGATGGAAACATGTACAGGGAGGACGATGGATTGCTGCCACAGTGGTTTAGTGAAGCGATGTCAG GTCCCTTGCCGAGCTCAGGAATGTGCACTGAAGTTTTCCAGTTTGATGTATCTCCATCCACCGCTCATGCAAATGGCATTGTTCCTGTTTACTCAAATGCCATGTCAAACTCGACGCAGAATTTTACGGAAAATCTTCCCTCTGCTCATCCCCACACGGTGAAGAACAGAAGGATTTCATACTCCGAGGCCATTCCTCTAAAAGGTTCAACTTCCAACAACACAGAACGCCTCAAAACGCCACCAAAGAATGAGAGCTTTGGCAGTATGAAGCCTGTTTCATCGGTGGTCGTCTCCGTGCTGGCTGATCCAAGAGAGGCTGGCGAGGGGAACGGCGAGGGGAGAATCTCTTCAAAATCATTGTCCCGCATCTTTGTAGTCGTACTTATAGATAGTGTAAAGTATGTCACTTACTCTTGTGTCCTGCCATTCAAAAACCATAGCCCTCACCTGTAA